The following coding sequences lie in one Leptospira inadai serovar Lyme str. 10 genomic window:
- a CDS encoding ABC transporter substrate-binding protein — MKQTRIFLISILLFANTTLFSEEAQPTTPPPTETAVSPEESSLSAVKKLVGFIRYKKNDKALALIHVGRFSESLIGASKFSSAERKEFEDAIAEYIVNKAFPIAVKYFDKIDITYEKPILKDKRIRIGSSILYKGSDQVSFAWILSEIDGNWYITDFETEGKLATDINRTKNIEPSLKKNGVKGTIALVQKAAKN; from the coding sequence GTGAAACAAACCCGAATTTTTCTAATCAGCATCCTGCTCTTCGCAAATACTACTCTGTTTTCCGAAGAGGCTCAACCTACAACTCCACCTCCGACGGAAACAGCGGTCTCACCGGAGGAATCGTCTCTTTCCGCGGTTAAAAAGTTGGTCGGCTTTATTCGATATAAAAAAAATGACAAGGCCCTCGCTTTGATCCATGTGGGTCGTTTTTCAGAATCGCTAATCGGCGCGTCTAAATTTTCGAGTGCGGAAAGAAAGGAATTCGAAGATGCGATCGCCGAGTATATAGTGAATAAGGCCTTTCCGATCGCGGTAAAATATTTCGATAAGATAGATATCACCTACGAAAAACCGATCCTTAAAGATAAGCGAATCAGAATCGGTTCCTCGATTTTGTATAAAGGTTCGGATCAAGTTTCCTTCGCATGGATTCTTTCCGAAATCGACGGGAATTGGTATATTACGGATTTTGAAACTGAAGGAAAGCTCGCGACCGACATTAATCGCACGAAAAATATAGAACCGTCCTTAAAAAAAAATGGAGTCAAAGGAACCATCGCTTTAGTTCAGAAAGCGGCTAAAAATTGA
- a CDS encoding TIGR04283 family arsenosugar biosynthesis glycosyltransferase, whose amino-acid sequence MRSKRDFGVEKDFLLNSKISVIIPVYNEENFLPILLERLDSLNRKDENLEIIVVDGKSTDNSKQIVSQYRVTLIDSPVQSRAFQCNLGAKFSNGKILFFLHADCLPPEDYFQAIRSSVEEGKPAGCFRIRYDSKKCWLKLNAVYKDRNLNLLRFGDQGLFVTTEIFSKCGGFQEDWNLMEDSEIVRRIRKISSFNVLDSCIIVSSRKFAEIGILKLQFSYFICSLLFILGAGPNLIEKSYRILTKKKKEFPS is encoded by the coding sequence ATGCGAAGCAAAAGGGATTTTGGCGTGGAGAAGGACTTCCTCTTAAATTCAAAGATTTCCGTTATTATCCCTGTATATAACGAAGAAAATTTTCTTCCCATACTATTGGAACGACTTGATTCCTTAAATCGAAAGGATGAAAATCTTGAAATCATCGTGGTCGACGGCAAAAGTACGGACAATTCAAAACAGATCGTTTCCCAATATAGAGTAACGTTAATCGATTCACCCGTTCAAAGTCGCGCATTTCAATGTAACCTAGGTGCAAAGTTCTCTAATGGAAAAATCCTATTCTTTCTCCACGCAGATTGTCTTCCGCCGGAAGATTATTTCCAAGCCATTCGATCCAGCGTGGAGGAAGGGAAACCGGCAGGTTGCTTTCGGATTCGCTACGATTCTAAGAAATGTTGGCTGAAGCTGAACGCCGTTTACAAAGATAGGAACTTAAATCTATTAAGGTTCGGTGATCAAGGACTATTCGTGACGACGGAGATTTTTTCAAAATGCGGAGGGTTCCAAGAAGATTGGAATTTAATGGAGGATTCGGAGATCGTTCGGAGAATTCGTAAGATCAGTTCTTTTAACGTTTTAGACTCTTGTATAATTGTTTCTTCCAGGAAATTTGCAGAAATTGGAATACTCAAATTGCAGTTCTCTTATTTTATTTGCTCTCTCCTCTTTATACTTGGAGCTGGACCAAATTTGATCGAGAAATCGTATCGGATTCTTACGAAAAAAAAGAAGGAATTCCCTTCGTAA
- a CDS encoding TIGR04282 family arsenosugar biosynthesis glycosyltransferase, which yields MPNPILHIFLKNPIAGRVKTRLAEHIGEKAALEVYLALVKKTRECVLPLDIPKILWFDSFLPDSSESEIWGNSPLITKVQQGGDLGEKMRNAFLYSFHNGYSSAVLIGSDCAELQEFHIKEAFRILHEKEVVFGPAKDGGYYLIGLKKDFPELFHGIQWSTSTVLHASLEKVRQAGRNVGLLPVLSDIDTLKDLQECEAKGILAWRRTSS from the coding sequence ATGCCAAATCCGATTTTACATATATTCTTAAAGAATCCGATTGCCGGAAGGGTAAAGACGAGACTTGCAGAGCACATCGGCGAAAAAGCGGCATTGGAAGTCTACCTCGCTTTAGTGAAAAAGACCAGAGAATGCGTGCTCCCTCTCGATATTCCCAAGATTTTATGGTTCGATTCATTTCTTCCCGATTCGAGCGAATCGGAGATTTGGGGGAACTCCCCCTTAATTACAAAAGTGCAACAGGGCGGAGATTTAGGCGAAAAAATGAGAAACGCATTCCTATACTCGTTTCATAACGGATATTCCTCGGCCGTTTTAATCGGAAGCGACTGTGCGGAACTCCAAGAGTTTCATATAAAAGAGGCTTTCCGAATTTTACATGAGAAGGAGGTCGTTTTTGGTCCGGCAAAAGACGGGGGCTATTATTTGATCGGATTGAAGAAAGACTTTCCGGAACTCTTCCACGGAATCCAATGGAGTACGAGCACTGTGTTGCATGCAAGCTTAGAGAAAGTTCGACAGGCAGGAAGGAATGTCGGTTTACTTCCCGTTTTAAGCGACATCGATACTTTAAAAGATCTGCAAGAATGCGAAGCAAAAGGGATTTTGGCGTGGAGAAGGACTTCCTCTTAA
- a CDS encoding S8 family serine peptidase — MSAIPSFPFFNIVKKQKLHSAFLSCLLILFVLGGDCPPAGNTGSSSKAIRILFSPETKNDRFETNQISGLNKQYWVDANSDGIDDLCEKTIGMDLSSSLSCYVNYYGKFNPLFKINVSSADILDLLEPEFTDITGDGIPDYCGLYIQLFGANVNYGVRCISILENKKGEYVGGAIIEGTLPRGFDSIKSDVYWVDIDGDKRSDYCYAGKFATGHEEASCQISKGNKFVPMNTVKLNYTSQTARITFPSWVDIDGDTDKDLTWIEETKGRIRILFMKNEGGKFGSQVASDPVESRLQVYDPSTVRWWTDWNGDGKSDFCYALDTSTIQCLSSTGNGFASPVKSGSLELGLETSRGWIDANNDGKTDFCRRVISGGGYYYTCTLSLGSSFGGVDEPGSYKSEPYSDRELALLGVDFFKNEKWIQPTAETGYPMHCVRQEKTMQTICQLVRKEGTPLVNDAEECDPSDQTSSRQKRGTGYQKADCEFTSSAKALLFKTLAKQVWNYLSAFYSKKHDPEVTVTVVDNFVYLQDQSLEHKRVGYNNDTNDRSSFSPSALTHGSRVASVISDRVTGAAPGTPVIVRHLTPTIFKEHSYAHWISMWNDVLAEEDPIVNISLALKEELFPPAGRVLLQNQYYEKIRLIGRKNKSILVAAAGNEGRPLGEVCEELTGPGCYNPATDLDRTYDPVIRVAALSQGSLGTGQIPQLRHSSNFGAGKIDIAAPGEDILVNTPNMNPVKLGLADRPVLWNFEVAAGTSYATPLVAATFVQMKKCQPNATAQQLKAALLGNADKIDSLRDQVTEGRVLNSVQAISVFCAGREEL, encoded by the coding sequence ATGTCTGCCATCCCTTCATTTCCATTTTTTAATATAGTCAAAAAGCAAAAGTTACACTCCGCTTTTTTATCCTGCCTACTAATCCTTTTTGTTTTAGGAGGCGATTGCCCTCCCGCAGGAAATACCGGATCCTCCTCGAAGGCAATACGCATCCTTTTTTCTCCCGAAACGAAAAACGATCGATTTGAGACGAATCAAATCTCTGGACTCAATAAGCAATATTGGGTAGACGCAAATAGTGATGGAATAGACGACCTTTGTGAAAAAACGATCGGAATGGATCTGTCCTCCTCTCTAAGCTGTTACGTAAATTATTACGGCAAATTCAATCCGTTATTCAAAATAAATGTTTCTTCCGCAGACATTCTTGACTTATTAGAACCTGAATTTACCGACATTACCGGAGACGGAATTCCGGATTATTGCGGACTCTATATTCAATTATTTGGCGCAAATGTCAACTACGGTGTTCGCTGCATTAGTATACTAGAAAACAAAAAGGGAGAGTATGTTGGAGGAGCCATAATCGAAGGAACTCTTCCTCGCGGATTTGATTCCATTAAATCCGACGTATATTGGGTGGATATCGACGGAGACAAACGGTCGGATTATTGTTATGCCGGGAAATTTGCCACAGGCCACGAGGAGGCTTCCTGTCAAATTTCCAAAGGAAATAAATTCGTTCCCATGAACACGGTGAAACTGAATTATACAAGCCAAACTGCAAGGATCACCTTTCCTAGCTGGGTAGATATCGACGGAGATACTGACAAGGATCTTACTTGGATCGAAGAAACCAAGGGAAGGATCAGGATCTTATTCATGAAAAACGAGGGAGGTAAGTTCGGATCCCAGGTCGCAAGCGACCCTGTTGAATCTAGATTGCAAGTGTATGATCCGAGTACGGTGCGCTGGTGGACGGACTGGAACGGGGATGGAAAATCAGATTTTTGTTATGCATTGGATACGAGCACCATCCAGTGTCTCTCTTCGACAGGGAACGGTTTTGCATCCCCAGTCAAATCGGGAAGTTTAGAATTGGGACTTGAAACATCGCGAGGATGGATCGATGCGAACAATGACGGTAAAACGGATTTTTGCAGGAGAGTAATATCCGGCGGAGGTTATTATTACACCTGCACTCTCTCTTTGGGATCATCCTTCGGTGGAGTAGACGAACCAGGCTCCTACAAAAGCGAACCGTACTCTGATCGAGAGCTGGCGTTGTTGGGAGTGGATTTCTTTAAGAACGAAAAATGGATCCAGCCGACAGCGGAAACCGGATATCCGATGCATTGCGTAAGGCAGGAAAAAACGATGCAAACCATATGCCAATTAGTCCGAAAGGAAGGGACCCCGTTAGTGAACGATGCAGAAGAGTGCGATCCTTCGGATCAAACGAGTTCACGACAAAAAAGAGGAACTGGATATCAAAAAGCGGATTGCGAGTTTACTAGCAGTGCCAAGGCGTTATTGTTTAAGACTCTTGCCAAACAGGTTTGGAATTATTTATCCGCGTTTTATTCGAAAAAACATGATCCGGAGGTTACCGTAACGGTGGTCGACAACTTCGTTTATTTACAAGACCAATCTTTAGAGCATAAAAGAGTAGGCTATAATAACGACACAAACGATCGAAGTTCATTCTCACCTTCGGCACTAACTCACGGAAGCAGGGTTGCATCCGTGATATCAGATAGAGTGACCGGAGCTGCGCCCGGAACCCCTGTAATCGTACGCCATTTGACCCCAACTATTTTTAAGGAACATAGTTACGCGCACTGGATCAGTATGTGGAATGATGTCCTTGCCGAGGAAGATCCGATCGTAAATATTTCTTTGGCATTGAAAGAGGAGCTTTTTCCACCGGCAGGACGTGTGTTACTTCAAAATCAGTATTACGAAAAAATCCGTCTCATTGGACGGAAAAACAAGAGCATCCTCGTCGCCGCCGCCGGAAATGAAGGTCGACCGTTAGGTGAGGTTTGTGAAGAGCTAACAGGCCCAGGATGTTATAATCCAGCAACCGATCTGGATAGAACATATGATCCTGTGATCCGAGTTGCTGCCCTGTCTCAAGGTTCTCTAGGAACCGGTCAGATTCCTCAGTTGCGGCACTCTAGCAATTTTGGTGCGGGTAAGATCGACATTGCGGCTCCGGGGGAAGATATATTAGTGAATACTCCTAATATGAACCCTGTGAAGCTTGGACTTGCAGATCGTCCGGTTCTCTGGAATTTTGAAGTGGCAGCGGGAACTTCTTACGCCACTCCTTTGGTTGCCGCCACATTCGTCCAAATGAAGAAATGCCAACCGAACGCTACTGCCCAGCAACTGAAAGCGGCTTTGTTAGGGAATGCGGATAAGATAGATTCTCTCAGAGATCAAGTAACCGAAGGACGGGTCCTAAATTCCGTTCAGGCAATCAGCGTCTTTTGCGCCGGAAGGGAGGAACTTTGA
- a CDS encoding S8 family serine peptidase: MRNISSFSFFTVGKRPKVHSAFLSCLLILFVLGGDCPPKDNTGSAKAIRILFSPETKNDRFEHDLGRLTTSYWIDANGDGVEDLCSKTTNIDLSTTLSCHTNYYGKFSKLFDIGSSSYDQLLLVKPQFTDVTGDGIPDYCGLDFHVSGVNGYYSVRCVSIIENKKGEYSTGGIIEGSLSRGFEPSKFDLYWGDINGDKRSDYCSVENVGLGYQLACQISSGTGFVPKSTAKLNFTSETAKITFPSFADIDGDTDKDFTWIEEANGRIRILFMKNEGGKFGSQVASDPIGAGLKADDPSTVRWWTDWNGDGKSDFCYASDSNTIQCLSSTGNGFASAVKSESMELGVGTSRGWIDANNDGKTDFCRRVMSGGSGYYYICTLSQGSSFGGVNEPGSYKSDLYTDPEMLLGESMVQNEKWIQPTGETGYPMHCAVQGLLDKAVCQLVRKEGSPLVDQDECPLDEELSREKRSSGYKNSGAVAAACAALWYRTAMHMDVGVYKLAKKYKRKDVYVTVVDHKVFIMDGSLKKFKRDYNENTPVAEINSFFSSNPVHLTHGSQVASVIYDYEFGQAPGTKIGIREKIMNTATHSHADTWRKIYDDILNDQDPIVVVTGSIRRTPDSNFDDRIDAIGVQNKSLIVSAAGNSNPEGKSMNDHCISFEMPACYFPNDPVRKNRDPVIRVAALSQYDPNRPEYGIIELFFSSNFGSDRVDIAAPGERIDVRGPFFRTPYDDGNPSPDEWHNHVSSGTSFATPIVAAVLATMKSCQPKATAQQLKQGLLDNADVVEGLKTQVINGRVLNAQRAIQAFCIREEL, encoded by the coding sequence ATGAGAAACATTTCCTCATTTTCATTTTTCACTGTAGGCAAAAGACCTAAGGTGCATTCCGCTTTTTTATCCTGCCTGCTAATCCTTTTTGTTTTAGGCGGCGACTGCCCTCCAAAAGATAATACCGGGTCTGCAAAGGCGATCCGCATCCTTTTTTCCCCCGAAACGAAAAATGATCGATTTGAGCACGATCTGGGCAGGCTTACTACAAGTTATTGGATAGATGCAAATGGCGACGGGGTTGAAGATCTTTGCTCCAAAACGACAAACATAGACTTGTCAACAACTCTAAGTTGTCATACGAATTATTACGGCAAGTTCAGTAAGCTATTCGATATAGGTTCTTCTTCCTATGATCAACTTTTATTAGTGAAACCGCAATTCACGGATGTAACTGGGGATGGAATTCCGGATTATTGCGGGCTCGATTTTCACGTATCAGGCGTAAATGGCTACTACAGTGTTCGTTGCGTGAGTATAATAGAAAATAAAAAGGGAGAATATTCTACCGGAGGGATCATAGAAGGATCCCTTTCTCGTGGATTTGAACCTAGTAAATTCGACTTATATTGGGGAGATATCAACGGGGACAAACGATCAGATTATTGCTCCGTCGAAAACGTTGGCTTGGGCTATCAGCTTGCATGTCAAATTTCCAGCGGGACCGGATTCGTTCCCAAGAGTACAGCAAAATTAAATTTCACAAGTGAAACTGCCAAGATTACCTTCCCGAGTTTCGCGGACATCGACGGGGATACTGATAAGGATTTTACTTGGATCGAAGAAGCCAACGGAAGGATCAGAATCCTCTTCATGAAAAACGAAGGAGGTAAGTTCGGATCTCAGGTCGCGAGCGACCCCATTGGAGCCGGGTTAAAGGCGGATGATCCGAGCACCGTGCGCTGGTGGACGGACTGGAACGGGGATGGAAAATCAGATTTTTGTTATGCTTCTGATTCGAACACCATCCAGTGCCTGTCTTCGACAGGGAACGGCTTTGCATCCGCAGTTAAATCGGAGAGCATGGAGTTGGGAGTGGGCACATCACGAGGCTGGATCGATGCGAATAACGACGGTAAAACCGACTTTTGCAGAAGAGTCATGTCCGGCGGCAGCGGTTATTATTATATCTGCACACTCTCTCAGGGATCTTCCTTCGGCGGAGTCAACGAACCAGGCTCCTACAAAAGCGACCTATACACCGATCCAGAAATGTTGCTGGGAGAAAGTATGGTCCAAAACGAAAAATGGATCCAGCCTACGGGGGAGACAGGGTATCCGATGCACTGTGCAGTACAAGGCTTGTTAGACAAAGCAGTTTGCCAATTGGTCCGAAAAGAAGGAAGCCCACTCGTAGACCAAGATGAATGCCCCTTGGATGAGGAACTGAGCCGGGAAAAAAGGAGCAGTGGATACAAGAATAGCGGCGCTGTCGCAGCAGCCTGCGCCGCACTATGGTATAGGACAGCTATGCATATGGATGTTGGTGTATACAAATTGGCTAAAAAATATAAACGTAAAGATGTTTACGTTACGGTAGTCGATCATAAAGTATTTATAATGGATGGATCTCTCAAGAAATTCAAAAGAGATTATAATGAAAACACTCCGGTCGCCGAGATTAACTCATTTTTCAGCAGCAATCCTGTACATTTGACGCACGGTTCCCAGGTCGCTTCCGTTATATATGATTACGAATTCGGCCAAGCCCCTGGGACAAAAATCGGGATTCGGGAAAAGATCATGAACACAGCTACTCATTCGCATGCAGATACTTGGAGAAAAATATATGATGATATATTGAACGATCAAGATCCGATCGTTGTCGTAACGGGATCCATACGCAGAACGCCGGACTCTAATTTCGACGATAGGATAGATGCAATCGGAGTTCAAAATAAATCTTTGATAGTCTCCGCTGCAGGAAACTCGAACCCAGAGGGCAAATCGATGAATGATCATTGCATAAGCTTCGAGATGCCGGCCTGCTACTTTCCGAATGATCCGGTACGAAAAAATAGAGATCCCGTTATTCGAGTCGCGGCTCTTTCACAGTATGATCCCAATAGGCCAGAATATGGAATAATTGAATTGTTTTTCTCGAGCAATTTCGGATCCGACCGAGTGGATATAGCTGCTCCCGGAGAAAGAATAGATGTAAGGGGCCCCTTCTTTCGCACCCCATACGACGACGGGAACCCGAGTCCTGACGAATGGCATAATCATGTTTCATCGGGGACATCTTTCGCAACTCCTATTGTAGCAGCCGTCCTGGCTACGATGAAATCCTGTCAACCTAAAGCGACGGCTCAGCAACTGAAACAAGGACTATTAGATAATGCGGATGTGGTGGAAGGACTGAAAACTCAGGTCATCAATGGCAGGGTCTTAAATGCCCAGCGAGCTATCCAAGCATTTTGTATTCGCGAAGAATTGTAA
- a CDS encoding ricin-type beta-trefoil lectin domain protein, whose protein sequence is MNRISWNKTKSVFAVFVLSLIFNGCTRGLNNGFSSLAELLGISFLGKSYQYKNTESDLVTLPAGFGQNGPQGYLLINSLQNVDRYKDLMVIFSESMQQTSTNQNISLTYGTQKTPLPGPSSANGGPSGVELNWTSGTTLVINPLRTLLPNQTYTLTISSGALTTRGKALQAYSVSFTTEGSFDMKHSVLQGNASYALHGENDITLDPSADLYLNSKFVTAASGVSSIVLNRSGTSANYPICGGAATASCSDSLVSLNSLNLSQSNLPPSTGGNTYFYTITASSGKTYTQFFSFNYGALANADGSVQNVGGGILDQSQVLPLFAKLVQKYTQNAFRVKDANGNLLTFQDMLKGLPQLRKKKFYSDGQWNIGEACMRPGDAASGQTFNLDYFKNLEYISFFGSKPGSEGKGYCWLPTATSTTYPTSVPPTDSGGRTYKDWYDYGRYYTQAAHWTFKDPKAPAKGSGAVTTSCPSQLPDGWYDCTSCRNEYTASSCAGGTCSRGGTYTQTYCTGHKYVEYTAFTENPRNFNKYSAKIDAGSFVGYQQATYNPDVSCSPGRTTCISLDHYVTLDVYVTDIKVPGYVWDGSGTVKQVVATANLNTTQSSGSDSPGLALDLESRYVEVDLFITTRLENCLGLEFCYVPTGTLLFYNATARLNWVNGQYVGSEIQLQDATPRQFLSQSDFKTDSYGNISLSPRSSGFQTSDWSDHLTISDITYNGSNNSVLDQFLVWLLKIVAPSLMDNAANTAVQQVKAAVTSDMLRDVNRRVLPSVMNNSIISGFRDQGITMTLPDYLPPPLQNFPMTIRLNLSDDASVKNDGTNKGIASSLDIGITSNYTDPNGKGLRQQQGKTGMISTKDPSASFKQTYQFSQSSNNPGFLLSLHSDTITQAAFQLWQRRGLDVTVDQNFINTMQSITGSGDPLYQFVTNISRVSNLLSVIAPDRTVSTLNGVDSSGNPLPGVASYDTVSFVLQPLLAPSLQFQPMTSAGVPSLLLSLPEMQIVLVAKKPASCSGLTGDELNRCNSDSRPNGSQNNLGAVRISLKAGIRFTFKTFSNPLNNPAYANLNALQGLISDPNSAVYTVEVLGGDTYNPYSLDPEALQEVMTPLVQTMIIPFINSVLKEIPLPPTVTFPKLRNSLQDLGCSLKSGSDSIQLFQLDTPQTDTPYYFGGIRLVGNAAQDPSSLLSQCSDSGTGYIYLQNKKSGYYLHVDGDGTMSNGKPLVQWYKNGGGNQLWWYDPETKRLHVKTDPNYCLDNRGNLNGGRLVVWQCNTGPNQQFLIGDGYIRNVSDTNSMLRVIASPSNWADGLSPGNPVFNTGWSYAETLKWSMINE, encoded by the coding sequence ATGAACCGTATCAGTTGGAACAAAACGAAAAGCGTTTTTGCCGTTTTCGTTTTGTCGTTAATTTTTAATGGCTGCACACGTGGACTGAACAATGGCTTTTCCAGTCTGGCGGAACTTTTAGGAATCTCATTTTTAGGGAAGTCCTATCAGTACAAGAACACCGAATCCGATCTGGTCACTCTTCCCGCCGGTTTTGGGCAGAATGGTCCTCAGGGATACTTGCTGATAAATTCGCTACAGAACGTGGATCGATACAAAGATCTGATGGTTATATTTTCCGAGAGTATGCAACAGACTTCGACCAATCAGAATATCTCGCTTACATACGGGACGCAAAAAACCCCTCTACCAGGGCCGTCTTCCGCGAACGGTGGTCCTTCCGGAGTGGAGTTAAACTGGACTTCCGGGACAACTCTCGTCATAAATCCTCTTCGCACGTTATTACCTAACCAGACCTATACGTTAACCATAAGTTCGGGGGCGTTAACTACGAGAGGTAAGGCCTTGCAAGCGTATTCGGTCTCGTTTACTACGGAAGGAAGTTTCGACATGAAGCATTCCGTTCTCCAGGGCAATGCGAGTTACGCTTTACACGGGGAGAATGATATAACCCTGGACCCTTCCGCGGATCTATATTTAAATTCGAAATTCGTAACCGCCGCGTCCGGAGTATCCTCTATCGTTCTCAATAGAAGCGGTACGAGTGCAAACTACCCGATCTGCGGAGGCGCAGCTACTGCTTCCTGCTCCGATTCATTGGTTAGCCTGAATTCTTTGAACCTTAGCCAATCGAATCTGCCCCCCTCTACCGGAGGAAACACCTACTTTTACACGATTACCGCTTCGTCCGGGAAGACCTATACCCAATTTTTCAGCTTCAATTACGGAGCGCTGGCAAATGCGGACGGCTCGGTGCAAAACGTAGGCGGAGGAATATTAGATCAATCGCAAGTTCTTCCGCTGTTCGCGAAATTGGTCCAGAAATATACGCAGAACGCTTTCCGAGTAAAGGACGCGAACGGAAACCTACTTACATTTCAGGACATGCTCAAGGGTCTTCCGCAATTGCGTAAGAAAAAATTCTATTCCGACGGACAGTGGAACATCGGAGAAGCTTGCATGCGCCCCGGGGACGCGGCTTCAGGTCAAACCTTCAACTTGGATTATTTCAAGAATCTGGAATATATTTCTTTTTTCGGTTCCAAACCGGGTTCGGAAGGAAAAGGATATTGCTGGCTGCCGACCGCAACTTCCACTACGTATCCAACGAGCGTTCCGCCCACAGATAGTGGAGGCCGAACATACAAGGACTGGTACGATTACGGCCGTTATTATACTCAGGCAGCTCATTGGACGTTTAAGGATCCGAAGGCGCCTGCCAAAGGTTCCGGCGCTGTCACGACGTCCTGTCCTTCTCAGCTTCCGGACGGTTGGTACGACTGTACCTCTTGCAGAAATGAATATACTGCCAGCAGTTGCGCGGGAGGAACCTGCAGTCGCGGAGGAACCTATACCCAAACGTATTGCACGGGTCACAAATATGTAGAATATACGGCCTTCACCGAAAACCCTAGGAACTTTAACAAATACAGCGCGAAAATCGATGCGGGATCCTTTGTCGGATACCAGCAAGCAACGTACAATCCGGATGTATCTTGCAGTCCAGGGAGGACTACTTGTATTTCCCTGGACCACTATGTTACCCTCGATGTTTACGTAACGGATATCAAAGTGCCAGGATATGTATGGGACGGTTCGGGAACCGTAAAGCAAGTCGTTGCTACTGCGAATCTGAACACCACGCAAAGTTCCGGAAGCGATTCTCCAGGGCTTGCTCTGGATCTGGAATCTCGATATGTGGAAGTGGATCTGTTTATCACAACCCGTTTGGAAAACTGTTTAGGACTCGAATTCTGTTACGTTCCTACCGGAACCCTCTTATTCTATAATGCGACGGCCAGACTAAACTGGGTGAATGGGCAGTATGTAGGGAGCGAGATTCAATTGCAGGACGCGACTCCTCGGCAATTTCTTTCTCAATCGGATTTTAAAACGGATTCGTACGGGAACATTTCCCTTTCTCCTAGATCTTCGGGTTTTCAAACCTCGGATTGGTCGGATCATTTGACTATCTCCGATATTACGTATAACGGAAGTAATAACTCCGTTCTAGACCAGTTTTTAGTATGGTTATTAAAAATAGTGGCGCCTTCCTTAATGGACAATGCGGCGAACACTGCCGTCCAGCAGGTCAAAGCCGCAGTCACTTCGGATATGCTACGGGACGTGAATCGTCGGGTTCTACCGAGTGTGATGAACAATTCGATCATTTCGGGATTTCGCGATCAGGGTATCACCATGACCCTGCCGGATTACCTACCTCCCCCTTTACAAAATTTTCCGATGACGATCCGGTTGAATTTAAGCGATGATGCGTCGGTAAAAAACGACGGCACGAATAAGGGGATCGCAAGTTCTTTGGATATCGGAATCACCAGTAATTATACGGATCCGAACGGGAAAGGTCTAAGGCAGCAGCAAGGAAAGACCGGAATGATCTCCACTAAGGATCCGTCGGCGTCGTTTAAACAAACGTACCAATTTTCTCAGTCGTCGAATAATCCCGGTTTTCTATTGTCCTTGCATTCGGACACGATTACGCAGGCGGCTTTTCAACTCTGGCAAAGAAGAGGTCTGGATGTAACCGTAGACCAAAACTTCATAAATACGATGCAGAGCATCACCGGAAGCGGGGATCCTCTCTATCAATTCGTAACGAACATATCGAGAGTTTCGAACCTCTTGAGCGTGATCGCTCCGGATCGGACGGTCTCGACATTAAACGGAGTGGATTCATCCGGAAATCCCCTTCCCGGTGTCGCATCGTACGATACTGTCTCATTTGTTTTGCAGCCGTTACTCGCTCCTTCTCTGCAATTCCAGCCTATGACCTCGGCGGGAGTTCCCTCGCTTCTGCTTTCCCTTCCCGAAATGCAGATCGTCCTTGTTGCGAAAAAACCGGCTTCTTGCAGCGGACTAACCGGTGATGAGCTCAATCGATGCAATTCCGATTCCCGACCGAACGGAAGTCAAAATAATTTGGGTGCGGTGCGCATATCGTTGAAGGCAGGGATACGTTTCACATTCAAAACGTTCTCCAATCCGCTTAACAATCCTGCTTATGCGAATCTGAATGCGCTTCAGGGGCTTATTTCCGATCCAAATTCGGCGGTCTATACGGTCGAGGTATTGGGAGGAGACACGTACAATCCGTATTCCCTGGATCCGGAGGCTCTCCAGGAAGTCATGACTCCGTTGGTTCAAACCATGATCATTCCGTTCATAAACAGTGTGCTCAAGGAGATCCCTCTACCGCCGACGGTAACGTTTCCGAAATTGCGGAATTCGCTCCAAGACCTCGGTTGCTCCTTGAAATCAGGAAGCGACTCCATCCAGTTGTTCCAATTAGATACCCCGCAAACGGATACGCCGTATTATTTCGGCGGGATTCGTTTGGTCGGAAACGCGGCTCAAGATCCCAGCTCTCTTCTCTCACAATGTTCGGACAGTGGGACAGGCTATATTTACCTGCAAAATAAGAAATCGGGATATTATCTGCATGTGGATGGGGACGGAACCATGTCTAACGGAAAGCCGCTCGTTCAATGGTATAAGAATGGAGGTGGAAATCAGCTCTGGTGGTACGACCCGGAAACGAAACGACTACACGTAAAGACGGATCCGAATTATTGTCTGGACAACCGAGGAAATTTAAATGGGGGCCGACTGGTAGTTTGGCAATGTAATACCGGCCCGAACCAGCAATTTCTGATCGGCGACGGTTACATCCGTAACGTAAGCGACACGAATTCGATGCTCCGAGTCATAGCATCCCCAAGCAATTGGGCGGATGGATTATCGCCGGGGAACCCGGTATTCAATACGGGCTGGAGTTATGCTGAAACTCTAAAATGGAGTATGATAAACGAATAA